The following is a genomic window from Candidatus Methylacidiphilales bacterium.
GTGGCGCGGACTTCCGAAGCCGCATCCGCGCTTGGCAAAATGACCATGCGCCGAGAAATCAGGAAAAGATACCTGGCCCTGGTCGTGGGGGAGCCCCTTCCTGCAGGCTCCATTTTAACACGACTGGATCGTCAGGGAAAATACCGTCCCTCGGAAATCCATCTGAAGCAGGCGGTGTTGGAGGAAGGATATCCCGCTGTCACCCGTTACACCTGCGTGGAGACGCGGCAGGATCGGGAGGGCCGAGGGGTTTCACTTGTCGAGGTGGAATTGGAAACCGGCCGCATGCACCAGATCCGCGTGCATCTGAGTCACATCGGCCATCCGGTGCTGGGCGATAAAATTTATGGGCCGGATGAAAAAAATTACCTCCGTTTTATCGAAGGCGGCTGGACGGAGGATTTGCAAAAAAGCCTGCAACTGCGCCGCCACGCCCTGCATTCCGCGCGGCTCGAATTTGTTTGGAACAATGAGCCTGTCGTGTGCCTCCTTCCGCTTTGGGAGGATATGTTGGAATTTTGGGACGGGCTGGCATTTTCACCAGAAAGTGAAAATGCCCTAACGAAAAGTTAGGAATTTTTCTTGCGCAGCAGCAACTCGACTTCGTCATCCGTGGTTTGTCGGAAATCGTCATACCAGTTTCCAACCGCTTCAAAATTGCCCGGGACATAACCGCAAACCACCTCATCGGCGAGGGACTTGAGTTTTTGACAAGCATCGAACGAACCGACTGGTACGGCCACGACAACGGTTCCGGCTTCATGTTTTCGCACGGCTGCAACTGCAGCTTCCATGGTGTATCCAGTGGCCAGGCCGTCATCCACAAGAATCACCGTTTGTTTTTTTAAACATGGAAGCGGCCGCCTGCCCCCGAACCGTTGTTCCTGACGACTTAAAGTTTCACGTTCCCGCTCCAACACTTCCCGTACCGTTTTGGGCAGAATTTTTTTTCGGTGTGGGATTTCCTTGGAAAGAATTTCCACTCCGCCCGAGGCAATGGCACCTATGGCAAATTCTGGAAACTGCGGCAGTCCGATTTTGCGCACAACGAGCACGTCGAGGGGAGCTTTCAGGGCCAGCGCGACTTCATAGGCGACGGGTATTCCGCCTCTGGGCAGGCCGAGGACAATAAGGTTTTTTTGACCCTGATGTTTTGATAACAGCGGGGCCAGAATCCTTCCTGCCGCGTATCGGTCTGTGAAATGCATGGTTCCCGACCTTTGTTCACACCCGGCACGGTGCTTCGACGACATGCCGCAGGAAGCGGCCCAAGTCGGTGCGCTCGATGTCTTCCAAAGCCATGTCGCGGACGATCTTCCAGTTGTCGGCTTTTTGCCAGGCTGGGTAGCGCTCTTTCACATCCTCAAATGCTCCCAATGCCCGGTATTTTTTGCCATACAGGTGTTGGACGGCCTTTTCTGAAAAATAGTTTTCAAAGGAGCGCCGTTCCAAAACATGGCAGCCGATGTCGGCCCGTTGGCAGGAATGCCCGAAGGCAAGCCGGTCGTTGGCAACGGACGCCTGGGCTGACGGCTTTTCGCTGTCGATCAACGCATAGACGTCCCTGCAGATTTTTTTGATCTCGGCCAATTCGTCGTCGCGGTTGGCGGTAATCATGCTTCCTCCTCCTAGCGGGAGCAAAATGACAGCATTTTCAGCCTTCATTTTTCGCAGGATCTGCCGGATGGCCTTGATCTCAGTGGGGCCTTCCACCAGCAACAGTTTGGTGCAGCCCTGTTGTTGCTGTGCGGCAAAATTCAGCTCGCCCAGTACTTCGCTCAAACGTTGTTCCGGTTTGAATTCCGTGACGGTGGTGAAGGTCTGTTCCGGATTGCGCAGGACGCTGTAAATGCGTTCGCCCGCGGATTTTGCGAGGCCGAGGTTGTGCGAGGCAAATACCAGGCCGATGCGCGCAAAGCCGCTCAATGCAGTGACGAAATCCGCCTGTAATGACACATGCAGGTGGG
Proteins encoded in this region:
- a CDS encoding RNA pseudouridine synthase; protein product: MQTVERPDVRLIREHPDWVIVGKPPNLLIHPTRPDGQYTLLEWLKNRYPGEPVAIINRLDRETSGLVLVARTSEAASALGKMTMRREIRKRYLALVVGEPLPAGSILTRLDRQGKYRPSEIHLKQAVLEEGYPAVTRYTCVETRQDREGRGVSLVEVELETGRMHQIRVHLSHIGHPVLGDKIYGPDEKNYLRFIEGGWTEDLQKSLQLRRHALHSARLEFVWNNEPVVCLLPLWEDMLEFWDGLAFSPESENALTKS
- a CDS encoding phosphoribosyltransferase, which gives rise to MHFTDRYAAGRILAPLLSKHQGQKNLIVLGLPRGGIPVAYEVALALKAPLDVLVVRKIGLPQFPEFAIGAIASGGVEILSKEIPHRKKILPKTVREVLERERETLSRQEQRFGGRRPLPCLKKQTVILVDDGLATGYTMEAAVAAVRKHEAGTVVVAVPVGSFDACQKLKSLADEVVCGYVPGNFEAVGNWYDDFRQTTDDEVELLLRKKNS